The Sphingorhabdus sp. Alg231-15 genome has a segment encoding these proteins:
- a CDS encoding 3-hydroxyacyl-CoA dehydrogenase NAD-binding domain-containing protein, with protein sequence MSVVTTEKHQNILVIISNNPPVNALGAAVRQGLVDGINEALSDDEVEAVVIRCDGRTFFAGADITEFGKPMQGPNLGEAIDRLEASDKPVVAAIHGTALGGGCEVALACHYRVAVPSAKMGLPEVKLGLIPGAAGTQRLPRVVGAEAALPMVVIGNPISAKKAHAIGLVNQIVSEDSLADDAIAFAREQIGKAPPRSSEGTANEDGIKNPAIFDEFRQKNGRKIRGFDAPEAGIQAVKAAGELSYADGVKKEGELFMKLMTGTQSAAMRHYFFAERAANKIDGIDPKIDLIPIKKVGILGAGTMGGGIGMNFLSAGIPVTIVELKEEALDRGVGVIRKNYENTAKRGRMTEEQVESAMSILTPSLSYDDLADCDLVIEAVFENMDVKKEVFTKLDGIVKQGAILASNTSYLNIDEIAAVTKRPEYVLGLHFFSPANIMKLLEIVRGEKTADDVLMTAMKLSKKIGKVAAVSGVCPGFIGNRMLSPRQEQANIMIMEGANYWDVDDVLLDFGFPMGPFQMSDLAGVDIGWHRDPERIETLRDALCAAGRWGQKVGKGFYDYNEARQRTPSDEVKQIIAEFASKAGKEQRDISKDEIRERLLYPMVNEGAKILEEGMAQRASDVDVVWINGYGWPLYTGGPMFWSDTVGLDNVVAGLKKHGLPIAKLLEEKAAAGGKFNG encoded by the coding sequence ATGTCTGTCGTCACCACCGAAAAACATCAGAATATATTGGTCATCATCTCGAACAACCCGCCGGTCAATGCGCTTGGTGCGGCGGTACGCCAAGGGCTCGTCGATGGTATAAACGAAGCGCTGTCCGACGATGAGGTTGAAGCGGTGGTCATACGCTGTGACGGACGGACGTTTTTTGCCGGTGCGGATATTACCGAATTTGGCAAACCGATGCAGGGGCCCAATCTGGGCGAAGCAATTGATCGTCTAGAGGCTAGTGACAAGCCGGTTGTCGCAGCGATCCACGGAACCGCATTGGGCGGAGGCTGTGAAGTTGCCTTGGCTTGTCATTACCGGGTCGCAGTGCCATCAGCAAAAATGGGTCTGCCAGAGGTCAAGCTGGGCCTGATCCCCGGAGCTGCCGGCACCCAGCGCTTGCCGCGCGTGGTCGGGGCAGAAGCCGCTTTGCCGATGGTGGTGATCGGCAACCCTATTTCAGCCAAAAAGGCCCATGCCATCGGCTTGGTTAACCAGATCGTCAGCGAGGACAGTCTAGCTGATGATGCGATAGCCTTTGCGCGCGAACAGATCGGCAAGGCACCGCCGCGCTCGTCCGAGGGCACCGCCAATGAAGATGGCATCAAGAACCCGGCCATATTTGACGAATTCCGTCAGAAAAACGGCCGCAAGATCCGAGGGTTCGATGCTCCGGAAGCCGGTATTCAGGCGGTGAAAGCAGCAGGCGAACTTTCTTATGCCGATGGCGTCAAGAAAGAAGGCGAGCTGTTTATGAAGCTGATGACCGGCACCCAGTCGGCTGCCATGCGTCATTATTTCTTCGCTGAACGTGCGGCCAATAAAATTGACGGCATTGATCCTAAAATTGACCTGATCCCAATCAAGAAAGTCGGGATATTGGGCGCAGGCACCATGGGCGGCGGCATTGGCATGAACTTTCTGTCCGCTGGCATTCCGGTGACCATTGTCGAACTGAAAGAGGAAGCGCTGGACCGCGGCGTCGGTGTCATCCGCAAAAATTACGAGAACACCGCAAAACGTGGACGGATGACCGAGGAGCAGGTTGAAAGTGCGATGAGCATTTTGACGCCTAGCCTGTCCTATGATGATCTCGCCGATTGCGATCTGGTGATCGAGGCCGTGTTTGAGAATATGGATGTCAAGAAGGAGGTCTTCACAAAGCTGGATGGCATTGTGAAACAGGGTGCGATCCTCGCCAGCAATACAAGCTATCTGAACATAGACGAAATCGCGGCGGTGACGAAACGGCCCGAATATGTGCTCGGCTTGCACTTTTTCTCGCCCGCCAATATCATGAAACTGCTCGAAATCGTGCGCGGTGAGAAGACCGCCGATGACGTGCTGATGACCGCGATGAAGCTGTCGAAGAAAATCGGCAAGGTTGCAGCCGTCTCAGGCGTCTGCCCTGGCTTTATCGGCAACCGGATGCTCAGCCCGCGTCAGGAACAGGCGAATATCATGATCATGGAAGGCGCCAACTACTGGGACGTGGATGACGTATTGCTGGATTTCGGCTTTCCGATGGGGCCGTTTCAAATGTCTGACCTCGCCGGGGTTGATATCGGTTGGCACCGTGATCCGGAGCGTATCGAAACATTGCGCGACGCCTTATGTGCCGCTGGCCGTTGGGGACAGAAAGTCGGCAAAGGCTTTTATGATTATAATGAGGCGCGGCAACGTACGCCTTCTGATGAAGTCAAACAGATTATTGCCGAATTCGCATCGAAAGCGGGCAAGGAACAGCGCGACATTTCGAAAGACGAAATCCGCGAGCGCCTGCTCTATCCGATGGTCAACGAGGGCGCGAAAATCCTCGAAGAGGGCATGGCCCAGCGCGCGAGTGATGTCGATGTCGTGTGGATCAATGGGTATGGCTGGCCGCTTTATACCGGTGGTCCGATGTTCTGGTCGGATACAGTCGGGCTCGACAACGTGGTTGCGGGCTTGAAAAAACATGGCCTGCCCATTGCCAAGCTGTTGGAAGAAAAAGCCGCTGCAGGCGGGAAGTTTAACGGATAG
- a CDS encoding class I adenylate-forming enzyme family protein — MSAEAIDPLEKWTPPAGWPVRTRKDVDALLCAPGQPFEMETVDIDGVPTRVWKNAHPTLAAMAEHARGHGESEFLIFEDERVTYASWYRAVAALALELQNIGVSKGDRVSLAMRNLPEWPVIFFAAASIGAIVVPLNAWWTDQELVFGLANSETSVLLCDAERWDRISPHLSQLPDLKHAIVARSQSALADPAQALEEIIGRPNDYADLPDQDLPAVDMAPDDPATIFYTSGTTGQPKGALGTHRNLTTNAISVGYSGAAAALRRGNELPEPSIRVGLTVVPMFHCTACSAIMMPTVHGGHKMVFLHKWDTVRAMEIIEREKVNATGGVPFIAWQLIEHPDREKYDLSSIDAISYGGAPSAPELARKIYEVFGALPGNGWGMTETMATVTSHSAEDYLNRPTSCGPPVAAADLKVMSEDGAHELPIGEVGELWARGPMVVKGYWNRPDATAETFVNGWVRTGDLARLDDEGFCHIVDRAKDMIIRGGENIYSSEVENVLYDHPAVMDAALIGIEHKTLGEEPAAVVHLVQGRSANEAELQSWVRERLANFKVPVKVLFSEDSLPRNANGKILKRDLKSLF; from the coding sequence TTGTCAGCTGAAGCTATAGATCCACTGGAAAAGTGGACACCGCCCGCTGGATGGCCCGTGCGAACACGCAAAGACGTGGACGCCTTGCTGTGTGCACCAGGTCAGCCGTTTGAAATGGAGACGGTCGATATTGATGGTGTGCCCACCCGCGTGTGGAAGAACGCGCATCCTACACTCGCGGCGATGGCGGAACATGCGCGCGGCCATGGCGAGAGCGAGTTTCTGATATTTGAAGATGAACGCGTCACCTATGCGAGCTGGTATCGGGCAGTGGCAGCTCTCGCTCTGGAGCTTCAGAATATTGGTGTGTCAAAAGGTGATCGGGTCTCGCTCGCCATGCGCAATCTGCCGGAATGGCCAGTGATTTTCTTCGCGGCGGCGTCAATCGGTGCGATTGTTGTGCCGCTCAACGCATGGTGGACGGATCAGGAGCTGGTTTTTGGATTGGCTAATTCTGAAACCAGCGTGCTGCTCTGTGATGCAGAGCGTTGGGACCGGATTTCCCCGCATTTGAGCCAGTTACCGGATCTGAAACATGCCATTGTGGCACGTAGCCAGAGCGCATTGGCTGATCCTGCGCAGGCACTGGAAGAGATTATTGGGCGGCCCAATGATTATGCCGATCTTCCCGATCAAGACCTGCCAGCGGTAGACATGGCACCGGATGATCCGGCGACGATTTTCTATACAAGCGGCACAACCGGCCAGCCCAAGGGCGCGCTCGGTACGCATCGCAACCTGACCACCAATGCTATTTCGGTGGGCTATTCGGGCGCGGCGGCGGCCTTGCGCCGGGGCAATGAATTGCCAGAACCCTCGATTCGGGTTGGTTTAACAGTAGTGCCGATGTTCCATTGCACCGCTTGTTCCGCCATCATGATGCCGACCGTGCACGGTGGGCATAAAATGGTGTTCCTGCACAAATGGGACACGGTGCGGGCGATGGAGATTATCGAACGGGAAAAGGTCAATGCAACCGGCGGCGTGCCGTTCATTGCCTGGCAATTGATCGAGCATCCGGACCGTGAAAAATATGATCTGAGTTCCATCGATGCCATCAGCTATGGTGGCGCGCCGTCTGCACCGGAACTGGCGCGAAAAATCTACGAGGTCTTTGGCGCCCTGCCCGGCAATGGTTGGGGCATGACCGAGACCATGGCGACGGTGACATCCCACAGCGCCGAGGATTATCTCAATCGCCCGACCAGTTGCGGCCCGCCGGTCGCTGCGGCGGACCTCAAAGTCATGAGTGAGGATGGTGCCCATGAATTACCGATTGGCGAGGTTGGCGAGCTTTGGGCGCGCGGGCCGATGGTCGTGAAAGGCTATTGGAATCGACCGGATGCAACGGCCGAAACCTTCGTCAATGGCTGGGTCCGGACCGGCGATCTGGCACGTCTGGACGATGAAGGTTTCTGCCATATTGTCGACCGCGCGAAAGACATGATCATCCGCGGCGGGGAAAATATCTACTCCTCCGAGGTCGAGAATGTCCTCTATGATCATCCTGCGGTGATGGATGCCGCATTGATTGGTATTGAACATAAGACGCTCGGCGAGGAACCCGCAGCAGTCGTACATCTTGTTCAGGGCCGATCCGCTAATGAAGCAGAACTGCAATCATGGGTGCGTGAGCGGCTGGCAAATTTCAAGGTACCGGTGAAAGTGCTGTTCAGCGAGGACAGCCTGCCGCGCAACGCCAATGGCAAGATACTGAAACGCGATCTGAAGTCACTATTTTAA
- a CDS encoding acyl-CoA thioesterase: MNQLTDEQVERRLSEALAHRSSVPAEKLIAGLLRTFNLTADGADEFVYPALASTARERIFGGQVIAQAIVAADRTVDEEKTIHSLHSYFLRAGDETKPLHFRVHRDFDGRSISNRRVVVRQNEKVIFNLTASFQKPADGLQHQVPMPDVLPPEKCMSMMEQIARNPQVSDKHIHRMSMPRPFDVRSFRPEGKSEPARQYQWFKTVAPLPDDPLTHRATLAFASDMGLLSTSMIPHGLHWTTPGLFSTSLDHAMWFHDDFRIDQWICYVMDSDWTGGTRGLNRGSLYTQDGKLVASAVQEGLIRVTPKND; encoded by the coding sequence TTGAATCAACTAACGGACGAACAAGTCGAGCGCCGGTTGTCGGAGGCTTTGGCGCATCGCTCTTCGGTGCCCGCTGAAAAGCTGATAGCCGGGTTGCTCCGCACATTTAATCTTACAGCAGATGGTGCTGATGAGTTTGTATATCCCGCGCTCGCGTCAACCGCACGCGAACGAATTTTTGGTGGACAGGTGATCGCGCAAGCGATTGTTGCGGCAGACCGTACGGTGGATGAGGAAAAGACCATACATTCGCTGCATTCCTATTTTCTGCGCGCTGGCGATGAGACAAAACCGCTTCATTTTCGAGTGCACCGCGACTTTGATGGGCGCAGCATCTCGAACCGCCGGGTCGTTGTCCGGCAAAATGAAAAGGTCATATTCAACCTGACTGCTTCGTTTCAAAAACCAGCAGACGGGCTCCAACATCAGGTTCCGATGCCGGATGTATTACCGCCCGAAAAATGCATGAGTATGATGGAGCAAATTGCCCGTAACCCGCAGGTATCGGATAAGCATATCCACCGGATGAGCATGCCACGTCCCTTTGACGTGCGAAGCTTTCGCCCGGAAGGCAAAAGTGAACCCGCGCGCCAGTATCAATGGTTCAAGACCGTTGCGCCTCTACCAGATGATCCACTGACGCATCGGGCAACCTTGGCCTTCGCATCCGATATGGGATTGCTCTCTACCTCGATGATCCCGCACGGACTGCACTGGACCACACCCGGATTATTCTCGACCAGCCTTGATCACGCGATGTGGTTCCATGATGATTTCAGGATCGATCAATGGATCTGCTATGTGATGGACAGCGACTGGACCGGCGGCACGCGCGGCCTTAATCGCGGTTCGCTTTACACACAGGATGGCAAGCTGGTTGCATCGGCCGTACAGGAAGGCCTTATCCGCGTCACACCGAAAAACGACTGA
- a CDS encoding acetyl-CoA C-acyltransferase, translating to MREAVVVSYARTGLAKAGRGGFNITPPMTMAAHAIKHAVAKSGVESDFVDDSLMGNVAHAAPNIGRNAALLAGLPKTTAGATINRFCSSGMQAIAMAANHIRGDGADCVVAGGVESISMQGQRAPEGSIDNEILKIAPDIFMPMIDTADIVAERYNVSREYQDEYSLQSQQRMAKAQEAGLFADEIAPMQTKMKVVDKETKEESIVDYTVDRDECNRPTTTLEGLAKLPPVMGEGKYITAGNASQLSDGAAAVLLMEAKEAERRGLEPLGRFVSWAVAGCEPDEMGIGPVFAVPKLLERQGLTVDDIDIWELNEAFASQCLYSRDRLGIDPEKYNVNGGSISIGHPFGMTGARCAGHLLQEGRRRGAKWGVVTMCIGGGQGGAGLFEIYS from the coding sequence ATGCGTGAAGCTGTCGTCGTATCCTATGCCCGCACCGGGCTTGCCAAAGCAGGCCGCGGTGGCTTCAATATCACACCGCCAATGACGATGGCGGCCCATGCCATCAAACATGCGGTCGCCAAATCAGGCGTCGAAAGTGACTTTGTTGACGATAGCCTGATGGGCAATGTCGCACATGCAGCCCCCAATATCGGGCGTAATGCAGCACTGCTCGCTGGGCTCCCCAAAACAACGGCGGGAGCGACGATCAACCGTTTCTGCTCATCTGGCATGCAGGCCATTGCCATGGCGGCGAACCATATTCGCGGCGATGGTGCGGATTGTGTTGTTGCTGGCGGAGTCGAGAGCATTTCGATGCAAGGGCAGCGCGCTCCGGAAGGCAGCATCGATAACGAAATCCTGAAAATTGCGCCTGATATCTTCATGCCGATGATTGACACTGCAGATATTGTAGCGGAGCGCTACAACGTGAGCCGGGAGTATCAGGACGAATATTCCCTGCAATCACAGCAGCGTATGGCCAAAGCTCAGGAAGCCGGGCTATTCGCCGATGAAATCGCGCCCATGCAGACGAAGATGAAAGTCGTCGACAAGGAAACCAAGGAAGAAAGCATCGTCGACTATACGGTTGACCGGGACGAGTGTAATCGCCCGACAACAACTCTGGAAGGCCTGGCCAAATTGCCACCGGTCATGGGTGAGGGGAAATATATTACGGCTGGCAATGCCAGCCAGCTATCCGATGGTGCCGCTGCGGTCCTGCTGATGGAAGCCAAAGAAGCTGAACGGCGGGGGTTGGAACCTCTGGGTCGTTTCGTGTCATGGGCAGTGGCCGGTTGTGAGCCGGATGAAATGGGTATCGGCCCGGTCTTCGCTGTTCCCAAGCTACTCGAACGGCAGGGTCTGACCGTCGATGATATCGATATTTGGGAACTCAACGAAGCCTTCGCGAGCCAGTGTCTCTACAGCCGCGATCGACTGGGCATTGATCCCGAAAAATATAACGTCAATGGCGGTTCTATCTCTATCGGTCATCCTTTCGGAATGACCGGCGCACGCTGTGCTGGACATTTGTTGCAGGAAGGCCGGCGGCGCGGTGCAAAATGGGGCGTTGTCACCATGTGCATCGGAGGCGGTCAGGGCGGCGCCGGATTGTTTGAGATATATTCCTGA
- a CDS encoding DUF2721 domain-containing protein — MTLSLSQGEIIAVLQTALAPAFLLVAVGGMLSLFAGRLARIIDRSRILQDLFGETEGYEHQCVVDELHDLQLRIKIVNSAIYLSVISAIVACVLIGLLFVMGLTGFDLSGVIAGAFILAMSLLSIALIQFLREVRIGVRDFMIREEYLEKTEERVKRRAS; from the coding sequence ATGACATTATCATTGAGCCAAGGCGAAATCATCGCAGTGCTGCAAACGGCACTGGCTCCAGCGTTTCTCCTGGTAGCGGTTGGTGGCATGCTTAGCCTGTTTGCTGGGCGGCTGGCGCGGATTATCGACCGGTCGCGGATCTTGCAGGATCTTTTTGGGGAAACCGAAGGGTATGAGCATCAATGTGTTGTTGATGAACTGCATGATCTTCAGCTGCGGATAAAAATCGTCAACAGCGCTATCTATCTCAGCGTGATCAGCGCGATTGTCGCTTGTGTGCTGATTGGGTTGCTCTTTGTGATGGGATTGACCGGTTTCGATTTATCCGGCGTGATAGCCGGTGCGTTCATCCTTGCGATGAGCCTGCTTTCTATTGCGCTGATCCAGTTTTTGCGGGAAGTCCGCATTGGTGTCCGGGATTTCATGATCCGCGAGGAATATCTGGAGAAGACCGAGGAGCGGGTCAAGCGGCGCGCATCTTGA
- a CDS encoding NAD(P)-dependent oxidoreductase — protein sequence MDQLPIFVTLRGRKVILLGSGEMADAKRRLYERAGADITDDEQADAALAVVALEDDDAAAAAVERLKARGLLVNAVDRSAMCDYTTPAIVDREPVLIAIGTGGASAGLAKAVRQRLEQLLPARLGQLATGLFAARKRIKHLWPDGADRRRAIDAALNPGGPLDPFVDQDGAAIDGWLEDPATGNRTGLIEMNLHSADPDDLTIKQARLLGQADIIYADSSIAEDVLVRARADAERFDLDKLDAAQITGLTLVIRRN from the coding sequence ATGGATCAGCTTCCCATTTTCGTAACGCTGAGAGGACGCAAGGTCATCTTGCTCGGCAGCGGGGAAATGGCGGATGCCAAACGGCGCCTTTATGAGCGAGCAGGCGCAGACATTACGGATGATGAGCAGGCCGATGCCGCCCTTGCCGTTGTGGCGCTGGAAGATGACGACGCGGCGGCAGCCGCAGTCGAGCGGCTCAAGGCACGCGGTCTGCTGGTCAATGCCGTAGATCGCTCGGCAATGTGTGATTACACCACACCAGCAATTGTCGACCGTGAGCCTGTGCTCATCGCCATCGGTACCGGCGGAGCTTCGGCGGGCCTCGCCAAAGCGGTACGGCAAAGACTGGAACAATTGCTGCCAGCAAGACTGGGACAGCTCGCCACTGGTCTTTTTGCAGCGCGCAAACGGATCAAGCATCTCTGGCCAGACGGAGCCGATCGCCGCCGCGCAATTGATGCGGCGCTAAACCCCGGCGGACCACTCGATCCCTTTGTTGACCAAGATGGTGCGGCGATTGACGGCTGGCTCGAGGATCCGGCGACAGGCAACCGGACCGGGTTGATTGAAATGAACCTGCACAGTGCCGATCCTGATGACCTGACCATCAAACAGGCGCGGCTTTTGGGACAAGCCGATATTATATATGCGGACAGCAGCATAGCGGAAGACGTATTGGTTCGTGCGCGTGCGGATGCTGAACGCTTTGATCTGGATAAACTTGATGCGGCACAGATCACAGGTCTGACATTGGTGATACGCCGTAACTGA
- the lysA gene encoding diaminopimelate decarboxylase: MDHFQLRDGVLHAEDVALPDIAAQVGTPVYVYSRATLERHARVFREGLKDAGKIHLAFAVKSNPNLAVLRILANQGYGADVVSGGELERALAAGMKAEDIVFSGVGKSRAELTLGLDKGIGQFNLESEEEGQMLSEIAAARGERAPATLRVNPDVDAGTHAKISTGKAENKFGVAIDVAPDIFARLSELPGLNLRGVAVHIGSQLQKLDPLEKCYARMGQLVQDLRDAGHNITHVDLGGGLGVPYKPEENPPSPADYGAMVARVTKGWEVTLMFEPGRVIAGNSGVMMTQVIRIKPGVNSDFVIVDAAMNDLMRPAIYDAWHHFEAVQPSGKTMTASIVGPICESSDIFAKEREVDRVKTDDLGIFRTAGAYGATMANTYNSRPLVPEVLVDGDQYAVVAERIEPATIMAAEHVPDWLK; encoded by the coding sequence ATGGATCATTTTCAACTCAGAGATGGCGTGCTGCATGCCGAAGATGTAGCGCTCCCCGATATTGCTGCGCAGGTCGGCACACCGGTCTACGTCTATTCTCGCGCAACGCTCGAACGTCATGCGCGTGTGTTTCGGGAAGGATTGAAAGATGCGGGCAAGATCCACCTGGCTTTTGCGGTAAAATCCAACCCCAATCTGGCTGTTCTGCGCATTCTTGCCAATCAGGGCTATGGTGCCGATGTCGTGTCCGGCGGGGAGCTGGAGCGGGCACTCGCGGCAGGGATGAAAGCCGAGGATATTGTCTTTTCCGGCGTTGGCAAAAGCCGCGCGGAACTTACCCTCGGCCTTGACAAGGGCATCGGCCAGTTCAATCTGGAATCGGAAGAAGAAGGGCAGATGCTGTCTGAAATTGCTGCCGCCAGAGGGGAACGGGCACCGGCCACCTTGCGGGTCAATCCCGATGTTGACGCTGGCACGCATGCGAAAATTTCCACTGGGAAAGCGGAAAATAAATTCGGTGTCGCCATTGATGTCGCGCCCGATATTTTTGCGCGACTGTCCGAATTGCCCGGTCTCAATCTCCGCGGTGTGGCGGTTCATATCGGTAGCCAGTTGCAAAAGCTGGATCCGCTGGAAAAATGCTATGCACGTATGGGGCAGCTCGTTCAGGATTTGCGCGATGCCGGACATAATATCACCCATGTCGATCTTGGCGGCGGTCTTGGCGTGCCATACAAGCCAGAGGAAAATCCACCAAGCCCGGCTGACTACGGCGCGATGGTCGCGCGGGTCACCAAGGGCTGGGAAGTTACCTTGATGTTCGAACCGGGTCGCGTGATCGCTGGCAATAGCGGAGTGATGATGACTCAGGTCATCCGGATCAAGCCGGGTGTGAACAGCGATTTTGTGATTGTCGATGCGGCGATGAACGACTTGATGCGGCCCGCCATCTACGATGCGTGGCATCATTTTGAAGCGGTCCAGCCCAGCGGGAAGACAATGACCGCATCCATTGTTGGTCCGATTTGCGAGAGCAGCGATATTTTTGCAAAAGAACGCGAAGTGGACCGGGTGAAAACAGACGATCTCGGTATTTTCCGCACCGCTGGCGCTTATGGAGCAACCATGGCCAACACCTATAATAGCCGTCCGCTCGTACCCGAGGTACTTGTCGACGGCGACCAATATGCGGTGGTCGCCGAACGCATCGAACCGGCAACGATCATGGCGGCGGAACATGTGCCGGACTGGCTGAAATAG
- the lptM gene encoding LPS translocon maturation chaperone LptM, producing the protein MKTSCKIVALASLVILSACGNRGALEPPNGQSLPQAVYGEAERPTGEELITPSTQAQPERSDELLRRSEKRQDDKFDLPPTG; encoded by the coding sequence ATGAAAACATCCTGTAAAATAGTAGCCCTTGCATCGCTTGTCATATTGTCCGCTTGCGGCAATCGCGGTGCGCTGGAGCCGCCCAACGGTCAGTCGCTGCCGCAAGCTGTTTATGGCGAAGCTGAAAGGCCAACCGGCGAAGAGCTGATCACGCCATCGACCCAGGCGCAGCCCGAACGCAGTGATGAATTGCTCCGCCGGTCCGAGAAACGGCAGGATGACAAATTCGATCTGCCGCCAACTGGCTAA
- the argH gene encoding argininosuccinate lyase, with protein sequence MWGGRFADGPSSIMREINASIPFDKKLWRQDIRASLAHVAMLAKQDIVEAEDATLIIDGLNQIAQEYEANGVPENLDLEDIHMTIEARLTEIIGPVAGRLHTARSRNDQVATSFRLWVRDAEEQVSAGLWNLREALIARAKEQADTIMPGFTHLQVAQPITMGHHLLAYYEMFARDSSRFWAATQRLDECPLGAAALAGTGFPNDRQMTSETLDFAGATHNSMDSVSDRDFALDYLMAAAQTALHLSRLAEEIIVWASQPFGFVKLSDQWSTGSSIMPQKRNPDAAELVRGHAGRIVGCLNALMMTMKGLPLAYSKDMQDDKPPVFEAHDLLALSLAAMTGIVESVTFVPEKMRAAADTGFSTATDLADWLVRAVNIPFREAHHITGAAVKLCEERGCDLSDLAAEDLTAIDPRIAGHDVPDLSVEGSVASRTSYGGTAPEQVRQRIAELEQTNRL encoded by the coding sequence ATGTGGGGCGGCCGGTTCGCGGATGGCCCTTCATCAATCATGCGCGAGATAAACGCGTCTATCCCGTTCGACAAGAAATTATGGCGCCAGGATATTCGCGCGTCACTTGCGCATGTCGCTATGCTGGCCAAGCAAGATATTGTCGAGGCGGAAGATGCCACCCTGATAATTGATGGCCTCAATCAAATTGCCCAGGAATATGAAGCAAACGGCGTACCCGAGAACCTGGATCTCGAAGATATCCATATGACGATCGAAGCACGGCTGACCGAGATTATCGGCCCTGTTGCCGGACGGCTGCACACGGCGCGTTCGCGCAATGACCAGGTGGCGACATCTTTCCGCCTTTGGGTCCGCGATGCAGAAGAGCAGGTCTCTGCTGGCTTGTGGAATTTGCGGGAGGCTCTGATTGCGCGAGCCAAGGAGCAAGCCGATACGATCATGCCCGGCTTTACCCATTTGCAAGTCGCTCAGCCGATTACGATGGGCCATCATCTGCTTGCTTACTATGAAATGTTTGCCCGCGATAGCAGCCGGTTTTGGGCGGCCACGCAACGGTTGGATGAATGTCCGCTCGGCGCAGCGGCGCTGGCCGGAACCGGCTTTCCAAATGACCGGCAAATGACTTCCGAAACTCTGGATTTCGCAGGCGCGACCCATAATTCGATGGACAGCGTCTCTGACCGAGACTTTGCGCTCGATTATCTGATGGCCGCCGCCCAGACGGCGTTGCATTTGTCCCGGCTCGCGGAAGAGATTATCGTCTGGGCCTCGCAGCCATTTGGCTTTGTGAAGCTGTCCGATCAATGGTCCACAGGCAGCTCGATCATGCCGCAGAAACGCAATCCAGACGCGGCGGAGCTGGTGCGCGGCCATGCCGGACGGATTGTCGGCTGTCTGAATGCCTTGATGATGACCATGAAGGGTTTGCCGTTGGCATATTCCAAAGATATGCAGGATGATAAACCACCGGTATTCGAAGCACATGATCTGCTCGCGCTCTCGCTTGCGGCGATGACCGGCATTGTCGAGAGTGTAACCTTTGTCCCTGAAAAAATGCGCGCGGCGGCAGATACCGGTTTTTCTACGGCAACCGATCTTGCCGATTGGCTGGTACGGGCGGTCAACATACCTTTTCGTGAAGCCCATCACATCACCGGCGCTGCGGTCAAACTTTGCGAGGAACGAGGATGTGATCTGTCAGACTTGGCAGCCGAAGACTTGACCGCGATTGATCCGCGGATTGCCGGCCATGATGTGCCCGATCTGAGTGTTGAAGGTTCTGTTGCCAGCCGGACCAGCTATGGCGGAACGGCCCCAGAGCAGGTAAGACAGCGGATCGCAGAACTGGAACAGACGAATCGCTTATGA
- a CDS encoding TlpA family protein disulfide reductase, producing MRLVMRIFLFLSLPAMLAACDMPSGDKQSGEAEQGNDGSQTQEQTIESDSGLVGKLDISLRGSSMVDTPFKDPNGNVVRLSDFTGKPVLVNIWATWCAPCVVEMPMLDELAAREKDRLQVLVVSQDIQGAEKVDPFFAEAGFDELEAYTDQENGLSFGFGSGLMPTTVLYDAQGKEVWRVIGAMDWDGARAAMLMEETLAEG from the coding sequence GTGCGATTAGTGATGCGAATATTCCTGTTTCTTAGCTTACCGGCGATGCTTGCCGCTTGTGACATGCCATCAGGCGATAAGCAATCTGGCGAAGCGGAGCAAGGGAATGATGGCTCCCAAACACAAGAACAGACCATCGAAAGCGATAGCGGTCTCGTCGGAAAGCTTGATATTTCGCTGCGTGGCAGTTCGATGGTTGATACGCCGTTCAAAGACCCCAATGGCAATGTTGTGCGTCTTTCCGATTTCACTGGCAAGCCTGTGCTGGTCAACATCTGGGCGACATGGTGCGCACCGTGCGTGGTTGAAATGCCTATGCTCGACGAACTGGCCGCGCGTGAGAAAGACCGGTTGCAGGTATTGGTGGTCTCACAAGACATTCAGGGCGCAGAGAAAGTCGATCCCTTTTTTGCCGAAGCAGGATTTGATGAGCTGGAGGCCTATACCGATCAGGAAAATGGACTGAGCTTCGGATTCGGATCCGGCCTGATGCCGACTACCGTCCTATATGACGCGCAAGGCAAAGAGGTGTGGCGTGTGATCGGTGCCATGGACTGGGACGGCGCACGCGCAGCTATGTTGATGGAAGAGACGCTGGCTGAGGGATGA